One genomic segment of Huiozyma naganishii CBS 8797 chromosome 8, complete genome includes these proteins:
- the KSH1 gene encoding Ksh1p (similar to Saccharomyces cerevisiae YNL024C-A; ancestral locus Anc_2.291): MSALFNFSSLLQVILLLICSCTYVHTQWPSLLDRYKEHEALGAFWKMARLGERASPYVSLACILMALNQFMS; this comes from the coding sequence ATGTCTgcactgttcaatttcagcTCATTACTACAAGTTATATTACTTCTTATATGCTCATGCACGTATGTGCACACGCAATGGCCCTCGCTATTAGATAGATACAAGGAACACGAAGCGCTCGGTGcattttggaagatggCGAGGTTAGGCGAGAGAGCCAGTCCATATGTCAGTCTAGCATGCATTCTAATGGCACTTAATCAGTTCATGAGTTGA
- the SSN8 gene encoding cyclin-dependent protein serine/threonine kinase regulator SSN8 (similar to Saccharomyces cerevisiae SSN8 (YNL025C); ancestral locus Anc_2.294), which yields MAKIEREEGKRGKEGTVFWVIILIWCCFVISHSRIGENSSIWLKLVSPPKKKSITVMSGSYWTSTQRLKWQHSKASLARERQKLWILESQLFPQGLSIVMTTKSKDAQGTVLTTTKNIPIMHRDLHYDKDYNLRIYCYFLIMKLGRRLNIRQITLATAHIYLSRFLLKASVREVNLYLLVTTCVYLACKVEECPQYIRNLVTEARSLWPEFVPPDPTKVTEFEFYLIEELQSYLIVHNPYKSMLQITKVLKEPPYNINFFNEDIQNCWSLINDSYINDVHLIYPPHIIAMACMFITVSIQNGKSVDSLKQQDASAELTPTQESFNRFIAESQVDLEELMDTIQQQITLYDHWDKYHEPWIKFLLHTLYLQPQAATPKLGNNSATPSSGNSVTGSTTPSLANPMHQGTVSNGPTVSGVTANGNLKAGT from the coding sequence ATGGCAAagatagagagagaggaagggaaaagaggaaaagaggGTACAGTATTTTGGGTAATTATTTTGATCTGGTGTTGTTTTGTAATCTCACACTCTCGCATTGGAGAAAATTCAAGTATTTGGTTGAAATTAGTGTCAccccccaaaaaaaaatctaTCACAGTGATGTCCGGAAGCTATTGGACATCCACCCAACGTTTGAAATGGCAGCATAGTAAAGCCAGTTTGGCTAGAGAGAGGCAGAAATTGTGGATCTTGGAAAGCCAGTTGTTCCCACAGGGGCTGAGTATTGTAATGACTACGAAAAGTAAGGATGCCCAGGGAACCGTGCTGACGACCACCAAAAATATCCCTATCATGCATAGAGATTTGCACTACGACAAAGATTACAACCTGCGGATATATTGCTACTTCCTGATTATGAAACTTGGGAGAAGGCTAAATATCAGGCAGATAACTTTAGCAACAGCACATATATACCTGTCGAGGTTTCTGCTGAAGGCATCCGTCAGGGAGGTAAACCTATACTTGCTAGTCACCACATGCGTTTACCTCGCTTGCAAAGTGGAGGAATGTCCGCAATACATTAGAAATCTGGTCACCGAGGCAAGGTCCCTGTGGCCCGAATTCGTACCACCAGATCCAACTAAAGTCACAGAATTCGAGTTCTATCTGATAGAGGAACTACAAAGCTATCTGATAGTGCACAATCCTTACAAGTCGATGTTACAAATCaccaaagttttgaaggaacCGCCTTATAAcatcaatttcttcaacgaggaCATACAGAACTGTTGGTCGCTGATCAATGACTCGTACATTAATGATGTTCATCTGATATACCCACCGCACATTATCGCAATGGCATGCATGTTCATTACAGTGTCCATCCAAAATGGCAAGTCGGTAGACAGTTTAAAGCAACAGGATGCGTCAGCAGAACTGACCCCAACGCAAGAATCATTCAACAGATTCATTGCAGAATCACAAGTTGACCTGGAGGAACTAATGGACACGATCCAGCAGCAGATCACATTGTATGATCACTGGGACAAGTACCACGAACCGTGGATAAAGTTTCTCCTCCACACGCTGTATCTACAGCCGCAAGCTGCTACCCCGAAACTGGGGAATAACTCAGCGACCCCATCTTCGGGCAATTCAGTCACAGGGTCGACTACTCCCTCACTGGCCAACCCGATGCACCAGGGTACCGTTTCCAACGGTCCCACCGTCTCTGGAGTCACGGCTAATGGCAATTTGAAGGCCGGCACGTGA
- the EFM6 gene encoding putative protein-lysine N-methyltransferase (similar to Saccharomyces cerevisiae YNL024C; ancestral locus Anc_2.289) — MNEIFGSFGDLVVARPIEHCGSHDMSFGGRLNPALQIHEDGGESGCGGKVWVAGELLCDYIVEKSDEDDLLANWDTSKVQKFRNIIELGSGTGLVGLCVALLEKQFFHKGIKVTITDIDQLVPLMQKNIELNCVNTEMIAEELWWGEPLSGAFAPHSEGLSKVTSVDLILAADCVYLEKAFPLLEKTLLDLTNCSKPPVILMAYRKRRNADKRFFRKIGKHFTVREITDFSTYDQYLKQRTHLFELIRN, encoded by the coding sequence ATGAATGAGATATTTGGCAGTTTCGGTGATTTGGTGGTTGCTAGGCCGATCGAACATTGTGGATCTCATGACATGAGTTTTGGCGGTAGGTTAAACCCAGCTTTGCAGATCCACGAAGATGGTGGTGAAAGTGGATGTGGTGGTAAAGTATGGGTTGCCGGTGAGCTGCTATGCGATTACATAGTGGAAAAATCGGATGAGGACGATTTACTGGCAAACTGGGATACTTCAAAAGTACAAAAATTCAGAAACATTATAGAACTCGGAAGCGGGACTGGGTTGGTCGGTCTTTGCGTGGCCCTGCTCGaaaaacagttttttcaCAAGGGTATTAAGGTTACAATCACCGATATCGATCAATTGGTACCGTTgatgcaaaaaaatattgagCTCAATTGTGTAAACACAGAAATGATCGCAGAAGAGTTGTGGTGGGGAGAACCGCTATCTGGTGCCTTTGCTCCACATAGTGAAGGTTTGTCCAAAGTGACGTCTGTTGATTTGATACTCGCCGCTGATTGTGTATATTTGGAGAAGGCATTCCCCTTATTGGAGAAAACTTTGTTGGACTTGACGAACTGTAGTAAACCTCCAGTTATCCTGATGGCATACAGGAAACGAAGGAATGCTGACAAACGTTTTTTCCGGAAGATCGGGAAGCATTTTACGGTACGTGAGATCACTGACTTTAGCACGTACGACCAATACTTGAAACAAAGGACACACCTGTTTGAGTTAATTAGGAATTGA